From Leishmania braziliensis MHOM/BR/75/M2904 complete genome, chromosome 22:
GCTTCCACGACGCGGCACCTCACAGGGTCTCTCAGGCAAACAGACTGGCACAGGTGAGTTTAGGCCTTCCCCCAAAatgggaagggagagaacCGCAGAAAacaaggaaaggagaaagagaggacaGGTGCGgaaaacacacgcacacgtgcgcataTACACCGCCCTTCGCCgatgcggcagcggaggcggtcACAGCAAGGacaagggggaaagagaggagaaggggaaagaagaagcgtttgcggagaagggggaagggggcgtggcaccagaaagaggaggaaagagaagtgcATAAGACGAAGCAGGAGAACAGGGGGCGGTTGGCGCTTCGTAGCACACGAGAAAGAGGTGGTAGTCAACAGAGGAAAAGTGGTACGGGAGGGGGAcacagtgggggggggggggtgaaaggCGTGAGAAGATCGCGGTACCACCTTGTAGTCTCTTGCACCGGCTAAATCTGAAATAGCACAGACCGCTACACACGCATGCCTCCCTGTAGAGCGAACAAGAGGAGAGTCGGACAGGATCACATGCAGGGGTAAAATGGTGGGCAGACACAGAAGACAACGCGAAGCAGCccgcgtcctcctctctctcctcactaAGAACTCGTAGAGACACCGAATGCCCCTAGTTTTGATCACGCAGAATGACGGCTCTACTCCCCGATGCCAGCGATCAGCATAACTCAATCCAGCATCGACATAGGAAGGGGCTGTGAGTAAGACCGTATGTGCACATGTGTctgtgagtgcgtgtgccttCTGGATTTacctcttctctgttttgTCCGTGCCGTCGATACGCTACTACTCAGCgaggcacgcgcacgtggCTGGCCAGTGATGTATCCACCACACGTACGAGATCGGGGTCGACGGTGGTATACATGTACACTTGTTCAAAGTCATCAgtcagcgcagcagcagcagcagaccgcTCGAGAAGGCGACGCAGACGACCCCCCTGCACGATCAAGTAATAGCTCGCCTCCTGGCCATGTGGTGCACCCGGGACAGCAGGATCACTCAGCATGCCTTCACAGTAAAAGTACGAGcctggcgccaccgcgtgggGGACGCTCTTTGCACTCACAGTCGCCGCATGGGTCGGCGGCAACGCTGCTGGCGAGAAACGCTTcggcgaaggaagaggaagaacgCGCGTGATGGCAAGCGGCGCAAGATTTTGTTCGACTCCCCCACTCCCTGTCGATACAATCCCCGCAGGGGCCattccaccgctgccacaaTCGCTAGGAGCAGGGAACGATGCGGCGACGTGAAGCGGAATCCAATGCCAcgtgaagaggggagaggggtgcgttacggcagcagcacgggGCTTCTGCTGAGGGGGCAcggcagacacacgcgcaggcaaACCGCACAGCAGATACGAGGCCGCTTGACCTTCTCCCCGATCGATCCTCATCGCAGTAGCACTGGCCGCGCCGACGTCAAAACTGGCCGAAGTGCCGGAAAAGGTCTCCGCAGACTCGTTTGATCTCGAGGTCTGCTCGCCCTTGTCGAGGAGCACGGTGCACAGGAGCACATGCCACGGGGTGGGATCTGAGGAGGAGCACGCTGGTTGAGCTCCGTGTACCGCTGGTGATGGTGAGCGAGACACCGTCCTCTCTTGAAGAACCGGCTCGTGCTCGTCGCGCCGTCCCCCGTCTGCACGCACGTCGAGGGTCAACGTGGACACATACAGGACTTGACGGCACGTCAGTCCACACAGTAGGTCTACGCCTCTACCTTTCTCCGGTGGCGTGAGGGTGGTATTCGCGTCGTGACTCTCGCCGAGCAGCGACCGGTGAACAACGTGTAGTGGCATGCCGAGTCTGGTTGTTGCCCCATCGCGGGCCAGCTGCTCCATCACACATGCGGCGCCAATTTGATGGTGAAGCAGTAACGACGAAGGTATGGAAGGCTGTAGCACGACACCGCCCCAGCGAAAGAGCCGTAGAGGAGGCCGATGTCGAGGAACCACGGCGCCAGGgagcgaagaggcgcagtTTTGGCTCATCGACATTTTGATCTCGTCTGTGGACATGGTTGGCCAGAGAGaccgcagcagtgcggcaTCGCACACACTTAGCAACGGAAGATAGCCGGCTGTATCACCTGAAGAGGCCGCAGCCTCCACGTTTGCTGTTGTGccacgcggtgctgcacaacCAACGCCGTCGTCAGCGCATCCTGTGGGGCATAATAGCCATCCGATATACGCGGtcgcagagctgcaggagcgacTCACTGAGAGATGgtgtgaaggaggaggaggagagacagatgagacagcagcgctgtaACCGGGCGGTTTGGCTTCGCCTTGCAAGCGCACGTCCACCTGAAGTGTCACCAGGGGCGCCGGTGAAGGTTCCGTGTCGAAGACGGATGCCGTcggcgcagcacccccaGCAGCAGAGTTACTAGCCGCGCCCACGTGCGCCGACACGACGTCCACCCAACGCAGAAACGAAAGCCGAAGCACAAAGGCCAACGAGGAGTGGCCCCGCTGCGGCTCCGTGGCACCAGACCACACAAAGTACCAGGACTCGCCGACAGCGGCTCCTGCACCTTGTTGAGCCACCTCACCAGCTGCCATCCACCCACACGGTGTGACTACAGGAAGTCGCTGCAGACGCAGTACCGATGCGGTGACAAGGGTGGTAGCGCCATCCGCAGTCGCTGGGGAAGCAGCACGACGACCAATTGTATCACCCTCCCGCTCTGAAATTCCGGGCAAGTCCGCGCGAAGGTCCCGTACAAAGACCACCGCTTCGGCGGCGAGATCCACAACCCCGACAAGAGATCCGACTGCCAGCACGAGAAGCACCGTACCCTTcgccgccatctccgccACAAGACTcgccgaggagctgctgcgaccCTCCATCGCTGACTCGCCGACACCCGCTTGCCGATGGTCGACCCGTCGCGATTTGTCCTCCATTGGCGACGTGACCACCTCCATATGAACGGCATCGGCACCGATCCCactgcccagcagcagcttgcAAAAGAGCTCGTTCAGTGGCTGGGTGGTGCCGTGCGCAAGTCCCCGCCAAATGACGCCAAGATGCAGTACCACGCCCTCGCCGCTGGGAATGccagctgctgtcgcagcagcagagaaggagctgGTGCATCTCCAACCAACAACATCACCGCTGCGCAGTAGCGCCACCGCATCTAGCTGCCTCACACAAGAGAGTAGTGATGCTTTGGATGGCGTAGTGGCGCCGGATAAGGACGGAGCTGCTCGAGCGAGGTTGTCTATGTCGGCTTCGACTCCACCGCCAACCCATGCAAGCGCAACAGGCACCACCCCGTCACTTACGGTCGACCCAAACCTCGCTGCAGAAACCAAGAACGTGGGCGTGTGCGACAGCAGATCGAACGCGGTGGCGAGGGTGTCAGTGGTGCTTGCGTTATGGAGAACAGCCGAGAAGGCAGAAGGCGACGCGACTCGAGTGCAGCTACCCACTGCCCATGGACAGAGGCCTGCTGTCGACTGTGGTAGCGACGCAGCCGCACTCGAGGTCTCCGTGCCTCTTCGCTGCTCGATACCCAAGGTTGCATTCGTCGCCGGTGTAACTGTCGCTGGGCGGCCACTACCATCATCACTACTGCTCATCACTGAAGCGCTCAGCCAAAGCTCAAAGACGCCCTCAAGCAGGATATTATCGGAAGCATCCACTACACTCGATGCGGTGCCACCGTGGTGCGGTATTGTTGCGTATCCGCACACAAGACAGCTAACATCGCCGGACGTTGTGTCACagtccgctgctgcagagcgccAACAGAGAATCCGCCCCACCATGGTCAGCGGTGTGGCACACCAGGGACGCGACAGCACACCCCCAGGCACCCCTGATGAACGCAGTCTCTGTGTAACCTGCACGGAGAAGCTCCAGTGATCGccagcactgctgcggctgcggctgcaagGCTCGTTGTCATGCCAACGTTCAGCCACCATTGGTGGAGCCCGCGTCCACTGCGCCTGAATGGCAATGACAACAGCACTGTGCCAGTGCACCTTCGCTGCGGAAAGTGTCGAGGGCTTCTccgagagaagagcacagaCATGTGCAACAGTACGTGACACCCCTTCATCGCCACGCCCAAGCACGTCTCCAGTTGCACGTGAGTTGCCGTCCTTGTGAGCCGGCATGATGCGTGGGGCCAGCCAGGTTGTCTGTGCATCCTCTACGTAGCCGTCCAGGACGCATCGCGCCACCTCGCCCTCGGAGCCATAGAGTACGAACGCAAAGGCCTTTGAGTTGCGAGGGGCGCTAAGATTGTCCGGCTCCCCGCCTGCATACTGGAGCTGTGAAAGTTCTCTCAAGCGTGCCATATTGCCATTAGCGAGCGGCGTGCCTGCCATCGCCTTTCCTCCGTGTCTGCGGCGACTAATGGTGGTAGCGACGCTGCGAAAAACACTACTCGGTGCGTATGGCTCCTGCACGGGACGCTGAAAGACACCAAGAACCGCAGCCGCCTCATCAGCAGAGGAGTGGAGTGTGGCACGAAATACCTGCGCAGCCGAGggcgaggcagaggcgacTGGGCCAGCAGCGAACCGCGCATTCATGGCGAGAGGAGGATGGGAAAGTGGCGAACGCAGCCCAGCTAGCGCAGTGGCAAAGAGAAACTGTGGGTGGGCCAACGAAAGTCCGCGCACAGACCACGGCCCAACCAGCAGACGTCCCGTCACCATCGGCGGCGTCTTGTGGGGAGTAGTGACAGCATTCAAGTTATGGCCATCCTCCTTCAGGTAGCACACGGCCAGCGAGTCTAGACACAACTCAGTAGGGATGCCGCCGACACTGTTGACATGACAAGCCTGCACAGTGGGGGCCGCGTAGAGCACGGCGAGGAGTGGGTACGACTGCGTGAAGTCAGCCGTCCCAGGCAGCCAGCTGAGACTGCGCACGCTAGAGTGGGGCAAGACGTTGCATAATGAAGCACAGTCATGTACGCCCTTACTCGACAGCGACGCACTCGGGGCGACGTTCAGCAGCTCGCTCATGTCAAAAATCGCTTGACTGTGCAGCCGCCATTCACGTTCGACCGTCGAGGTCGTCGCCGgggctctgcagcagcagcggagactAGTGTACCTCGCGACGGGGCGCGTGCAAGACAACAAAGAGAAGCCCGAAGAGGAAGATGCGACGGTGGGGCTGCACCACACAACCAGCAACTCCAACAACGAGTTGCGACCGTCGTGGTTGTCATCTGCACAGGTCGCCAGCGATGCGGTCGTAGGCAACGGTCGCACGAGTGAGCTCACGAGAGGAACACCAGTCTCGTATGTCGAGAGAGAAGTCCCACCCTTtactgcgccgccgccgcgactcGGTGCTGACCGTGGCGACGTGGCAGAGGGAATCCATGCGCACTCGCTCAATTGCACAGACCACTCCGAAGCTGGCAAGCGGCGCGTGAGTTTGAAGGTCGCCAAGGCAGCGCAACCGCAATCGAAGTAACAGAGCACATCTGTCGAGAGAAGTGTGGCAGACGAGGCATTGTGAGCCATGGTAAACTGCGTTGCCGTACTCGCCGCATCTGGGGAGCACTGCCAAGCCTCTTGCCGCACCACATGAAGAGCCACCAAGGCGTCACCGGAGACGTGCGACGGGGATGGCTGAAAAGAAGTCGGCGGCGTACCAGCGGGGGGCTCCTTTGAAGCCGCACCGCAGAGGTGTAAAGATGGACTCACCTGCAAGGCCCGGAGAACCGCCAAGGAGTCGCGTGACCTCTCTGATAACGACGCCACGGTTGCAGCCCAAGCCGGGGCTGCGCGTTCCAGCGGTAAGCACGACTGTCGCGAATGCGAACCGAGGGTTGGCATAGTCAACGAATTCCCCACACCACCTGCTGAGTCTgccccgctgcagcactcAGGATACTCGTTGCATTCTTCGTGCGCACTGGACGAGAAGTCGGCCCCGCGCGAGGCTTTCAATGAGCGTGCGTAAAGTGCAGAACGAAGGACACCGGTGGGAGAGGTATCACAAGACAACGGTCGAGGCCCACAAGATTTTTCCTTCGCAGCATCATCGGACGCCTCGCGCAAGGAGAAACGCACAGCGCCAAAAGAGCCACCTGCCGCGGAGTTGACGCAcgcagtggtggcgatggCAAAGACGAGCGTATGATCATCGAGTGCACAAATGGAGTGGATTAGATGCACACTGtcgacagcgccgcagctctcTGTCGAAGCAGTCGAGTTGATAAGTCGCATCCCACGTAGGAGAACGCCATAAGTGACTCCCTCCGTAGCACACGTACGGTTCGTGTAGTGGTGAAGATCGGAGAGGGGCCTCTGCACATacggaggaaaggggaagagaaaggtgaggaggggaagcAGACGGTGGTGAGAGGTGAACATCTCCACCTAACGTAGGTTGAGTGAAAGAAGCAAAGAAGCATCTGGCTTGGAGCACATTGAgtggaaagagaaacgatGCAACCTCGATTCCCCTACAGGCGTCGAGCCCGCACGTCCTGCCATGCCggtgtgcgcacgtgtgcgggatatgtgcaccaccacggcaagAAAAAGGGACGAGCGGTGCGATGGTGGTCGTGTGAGCGAGGAGATatggggaaaggagaaacaaagaCAATCGCGCAGGGCGCCAACCATCGCCATTAGCACAGCATacatacagagagagcgagagagagaagccatCTCCTCCCTTGCCCTTCATCGCCTGTACTCATTTCAGTAGGCTGTAGAGgctccgcttcctcttctgccGGCTGTTCCGCTTCACGCACGGGGCACGCGCGAGAAGCAACATCGAGCCACAccgagggagaggaggagtgagGGTGATAGGCGGAGGGCGGCTTGTTCAGTCCAGCCAGCCTCGCTTTTCTTCGcccacgagcacacacacatacacacaaacacaccagcagctgAGCAATCCCAACAAGAAATGCAtgagaaacaaaaaagagaataAGAACTGGAGCGCCTCAGCTGTAGTGCGCGCATGCTCCACAGAAAACGAGCGCACCTACAAGACCACCTCAACGCTAAGCCTGCCGTGCCCTCCTTCTCGAGCAAAACCCGAAGAAAAAACGCACGTCTGCGCGCACTCCACCGCATCGGAGCAAAGCTCGAAAGTGCAGAGAGCGTGGCGTCTCAGGAAaggtggacgaggaggaggaaggggggaataCTTTACGTGCGTATTATTCGCCCCTTTCGTGTTGCCTCTCAGACTTCGTCTGAACTTCTAGAAAGATGCAGGCCTGCCAGTAACGCCTCGCTGTATCGCAAGagcaggaggaaggggggaacgAAGGACTCAGCGCAGCACATGAGCCCACGCACTGTTCCTCCTCTTGCTTCTCGTTccacctctccaccccccacccccgagCGGGTCCTTacgcagtcgcagcagcgctaccaGCACCGAGCGCGGGGGCGCACCTGTACGCCTCGTTGAAGGGCTCCTTCAGAAGAGTTGACATCTCATCGGCCAGAGTCAGCACCTCCAAGCCAACGGCGCGAACGTCCATGGTGTGGCTGCCGGCACTCGCCGGGATGGTTACGCTAATCTGGTACTCCAGCCGCGGATCTTCTTCNNNNNNNNNNNNNNNNNNNNNNNNNNNNNNNNNNNNNNNNNNNNNNNNNNNNNNNNNNNNNNNNNNNNNNNNNNNNNNNNNNNNNNNNNNNNNNNNNNNNGCGTTctccggcggcagcacatcATTCACATCGTCATCAGCGAGCTCAATCACAGGGATGCGGGTGTACGTCTCACGGTCCTGTGCACTGACGGCAGGGCGCGAACGCAGCAGAATGCGGCAGTCCGGCTTCTCCACAGAAGTGCAGAAGGCCGTCTGCACATCGACCCACTCCCCATacaccccctccaccttcaTCTGATCGTTCAGCACGACCTCAAGCTTGTCCTTGGCGCGCTTGATACCGCCCTCGTAGGTGAGACGCGCGTTCTTCCTAACAGGCTGGAATCCACGCTCCGTCAAGAACGCGTCCACGAGGGGAATGGCACTCTCCGGCGCTGTGGAGACCCATGTGTACGGCTTTGtcagctggaggcgctgctgcagcgtaTAAACTGATACGACAGCCTCGCCGTACCGCATCGCTGCGGGAGTGAGCAGTAGCTTTCCAAGCTCCACGGTAAGCTCGCCATCCATGCGGAGGTTGTTCATGTTTAGCAAGCACCACTGAAGCACCTTGCTGTAGCGCGTCTGTAGGGCTCCGGTTGCatcagaggaagagagggtgtaGCACTCTGTGTTGGCTGGAAATCCCGGGAAGGTGGAGGTGTTCACACGACTGACAACAGcctcggcgcagctgcccgtCGTAAGCAGCTGAAATGCTTTTGGCACCATGTTTGCCGTTCCCTGATAGAATCCTGCCTGAGCCAAatccagcagcgtctccgGCTGCGTCGCGCCCGCGCCAGCCCAGTTGCCGTAGCCCTGTTCGCCCTCCTTGCCTGCGCCCTTGGCAGCTcccacggcggcagcagcgccgccgtgctgctcaGAGCTGTCCTTGTCGTGCAGGTACGCCTCCATACgtctcaccaccgccgccttctttgcCGTCGGATCAACAATGATGCCGACGTCGGCCAGAAAGTCGCGCATCTGCGCCACATGCAGCGAGAAGAGATTGCCTTCATTCCACAGCTGCCACACCTCCTCATACTTCACCTTCGCCGTTCTGCTAGTTAACGCCACTTGCGGCCCGGAGGCACGAGCGTCATCGTTGGTTGGGCCAGGGCTGCTCTGGTAGCGATGGGACGCACAAAGTGCAGCAACAGTAAGAGATGGGCAACACGTACCCCGGGTGCGGGTAGACTGCCATGAGAGTCGcccacagccgctccgcACCAGTGGCATGGACAGCGTCAGTCGGTGCGTGAGCAGCATGGCTAATCCTCGGCAACACCTTGACTTGGTGTCTGTGAGACGTGCGTGCTCGTATtcagagaagcagagaggtGTCCTGAACTACCGCTGTCGAAGGCCAAAGAACCGCCTTGATGAACCACCACCCCTTTCCTGTGCTTTCCCTAATCGCCGATGGACTCCTCTATGACACGCCTGTGTGGGGGTTAAGTGGGAAGGGACCTCGCTGTCTTGGCCACAACGAGTCTCACAATTCGCGCGTACTTGACGCAGatactcacacacacacacacacacacacacacacacacacacacacacacacacacacagacagagaggcgTGCAAGTGATCCGGACAGCCAGCCTCCGCGGAGAATACGATAGACAACACTACGAGGAAGGTAAAACGGGAGAATGACAGGGTTGTAAGGTGAGCGGCAGGAGCACGAAGAAGTGCGCAAGAAGAGTTGATCTCAAGAGGAGGCAGCACAAGGAAGCAGAACCCTCATGCTGGTGCAAGTGTGTAtaggtgtgtgtatgtgtacgttccgaaaaggaggagaaggaaggcaATGGGAGAAGTGGTGAGTGCTGCAGTCCGGGTAAATGCGCCagcaggaaagaggggggggggggggggcaaggaTGGAAAACAATACAACTTTTGCACAGCACCTGggcctgtgtgtgggggcgtgtgtgttcGTCTTGCAcatttttccctctctctctttgcgcCTCACAAGTGCAATACGGCGGTAAAAGCGGTGCGAGTGGAGAAAAGAGGTGAGGGACCTAATGAACGCTCGCGGTTTCTCGTCGCTCTCGTCCGTCTTCTCGTGTCCCTCACCTCATTCTTTATCTTCCGTCTTTCTTTGGGGCCGTGTGCTCGTGTTATTGCTCGCTGATGTTGTATGTTTCAGTTGGTTTCGCGATTAACAGGGATCAGTCCCAAAAAGACCAGTCAAAAATgcggaagaaaaaaaagacgaaTGTGTTGTTGGACCACCCGTGATGCTGAGCCGATTGAAGGTGCTCAGCACATACTTGGGGGTATCTGAAGTTGTtggtgcctcctcctcctcctcccctggCATCCTCTTGCGTGctaccccctcttcctcgttcttACTTGCCCATGCGTCTCACACGCTTTACGGGGATGGACAGCCTGGAGGCACAggaaaaagagcgagcgagacgaaggCGCAAAACATGAAGGACAACGAGGAACAACTGCCCCAGCAAAGAGGAAGGTGGCGGCTCCACTATGTTGTTCGCATGGGCGCGCACAGATACACTCGAACGCAGCAACGGCAAGAGAGACAGGAcgcatacagagagagagagggagagagacggaaatggtgaaagaaagagacacTAAAACGCAGATATTATCTATGTTACTACCATTGACTATGCCTTCTATGTTCACCGATACAACGGCGATTGCACCCGCGTACGGGTGCCTGCAGTAGGCACGGAGAAGTCACACTCGTCCTCTGCGTCAGCCAATGTCCCCGTCATATCACCAGCATGCCGAGCTGGTACCACATGGAAAGGTCCCTTGGCCTCGAAGATACAACGGCAGATGGAATTGATGCTCTTTGCCTcagcctgctgctgttgaggTGCCGATCCTATGACCGCACTGTCTGGCCACCCATCGTCGCAGTGAGGCACCGTCGTAGCTGCGCGATCGAGCTGGGGCCCAAGGTATCGGCTGACGGAGTCCAAGCGGCTTTCGCAGCCCTCAGCAGTGCTACAGCGACTACTGCCAGCTGAGGACACCATGCCACCCTTCCGACTCCCTAGTGGCACACCGCCATAGAAGAAACACGGCGGGTCcgccgcaccagcaccaaGGATGCTGTCTGTGTACTGCATCATTTCGTGGTCAACCGGCCCTCCAGCATTCGCCTTGGTTGCCGCGCCATATGAGTCCCACAAGCTAGCGTCTCCAGTAGCCGTCGCATGGGTGGCGCCACACTTCTCCAACGTTGTCATCGACGATATGCTTTGTTCCACGTCACACCCCTGTtgacggcggtgcggcgtgCTGTCGCCACCAAGGAAAGTGTCCTTCTGGATCGACTGGTTCTTAGGGGTGTGCACAACCCCCTCACTCTCGCCCAGCTCCTCCGTCATACCGCCGCACATGACGAACGCCGCGTTGGCTCCAGCGCAGTTCTCTGCAAGCTCAGCAGCGAGAGCATCCGCGTTCGAATTTTCGGgggccgctgcagcaacgcTTCCGCTCGAGaacggcgctggtgccggcGAGATGCAGGGCGGAAACGGTGGTGGAATAGGGAGGGCATGGCCAAAAGAGGCCCCGATTGCGTACGCTATGGCAGGTGTGCCGCGACACGCGAGGCCGTGGTTCAGCTCGTAGATCCTGCGGATCTCAGGCGGACATGGGGAAGGAAGTCGGTGCACACCATTGCACTCGGTGTTGGTCATGCAAGAGCCGCGAATCCAGTTGAGGCACACGTTGCGCGGCACATTCGCGTAAATACAACTCGTTGTGTTGCGGCACGCGCCGTACCAACGGAGGCACGGGTGCAGCTCCGTGCTAAAGGCCCGATCCTCTGAAcatgggtggcgctgcggcatcgTTGCATCGGCAGTACCGCCCTCCGTCACTGTCGGGTCAGGATGCCCAACCATAGCCGAGgagtcgtcgccgtcgccatccTCGTCATCTGCCGCCTCCATTGGGAAGATGCAGCGAGCAATGATGTGGTCGTtcaccgctgcggcgctgctgagggtcgccgcctctgctgctggttGCTTGAGCACGTCTGACTGCTCACGAGGACGGTCGCCGTTGGGCATGTCCACACCCTTCGAGAGAGCACCACTACCCAATCCGTCCTGGTAAGCGTGGTGCTCGCCATTCTTAcccgcggcggcgcctcttgctgtcgttgccgaggcagctgctgcacagcctTCACAActctccaccgcctcacCGCCGTGCTTGTGGCGAAATGCAAAGAAGAACGCCTTGGAGTGGATGAAGCGCGATGCCTCCCAGTTGCACCTCGCCAACTCCAATAAGACCTGCGTCAGCTCGGCTCTGCTtgcgtgcagcagccgcttctCCAGAGACACTCCAGACGCGCTACGCGCAATAGCTGACAAAGCTGGCGttcctcctgcagtgtcTTGTGCAGATATCGCGGTTGCCGATGCGCTCCCTTGTACTTGGCCTACTGTCATCGCCATTGTCGTTGCACAGGCAGCTCCCGGCCCTGGCGCCCAGGTGGATagtggcgtcgccgtcagGTGTGACGGCGGAAACGGTCCGCCATGGTCGCCAAACCCATCGATGGGGTACTGCTGGCATGGAAGATGATACTGCTGTGGAGCACATGCGTACGCAGACGGAGAGCTGCTGGCGGTAAATGCTGTCTGGAAGCTAGGTCCGTTGCTGCCAGGGGTTAGAAGAGTCGAAGAGCACTGGTCACGGCCACTGGCGTACGCCGACgaggacggcggcgatgacgcgTAGATGGCACTAAAGTGCCTGCTGACACTCTCCGGCGACGTCAAAGGACCAGTAGAGCTCATCGCAGTATTGTGGGCGGCAGTAGCCGACACGCCACCGCGTCTCCTTCGCTTCCCAGTACTGCACATGGTTACGCTCTGCGATGTGGACAATCCACCCGGAGTGCCAGGCAGCCGCGCCGTGTCAGAAGGCGAGGCGGACTTGGAAAAGGGCTCGGCAGACACGCTTTGGTTGATGATGCGCTCACACGGAGAGAACATCGGCTGCTGGCGGGAAAGAACTTGGGTCGCTGAACACAGTGGCGGCTGGGCGTGCGGAAGCGTGCTCCAAGGTGGTGCATCGCCCGTGATGACGGCGTTCCCAACGCCTGGGAAAGGCAACGGCCCCCCGGCCGCGACGCCTGCCGTGACGAAAGAAACTGCCGGCgtggcgccagcgccgccatcgcgGTTGGCAGTCTCGTGGTCGTATGTGAACAGTCCACTGTCACCCCCCATTTGCGGGGCTGCACGTGAGTGGCTGAGCAGCTGAGACTCTTGTCGGGAGTCACCAGTGTTCGTTATGGGCGTTATGtcttgcagctgcagcattGGGTTCTCGTCGTCCTGCGCGGTGACCCTAACCATcgaagctgctgcgtgcggcACATCCGACAAAGattgcggtggtggcgcagtgTCATCCACGCGCTGGAAAAAAGGCGATGAAGCGTAGGTGGCTGGGAAGGGGTAGGGCGTTGCCGCGGATGTAAGAACACCCCCACTGCTGctaccaccactgccgttgTGAGtgccttcccctctttgAGTGTGGGGCAGTGCTTGAAACGGCTGCACATGCTTGGGCGCCGGTGCGCTGTCACGAGTCGACCTCCGCTCTACGGTATTTACAGCGGGCTTCGGTGGGTGGCATCCGTTTTGCTGCACGGCAAAAAGAGCGGAGGCGTGACTTGGGCCAGCGGGCGCAGCCGTCACGAACGACCGAGGAAGTGGCACAGACCCTTGATTGAGAGGCTGGTAAGAGGTTAGTATGGCTGAAGCAGGCGCGGTACTCTTCGTCGATGTGTGTGAGGTCACCGACGCAGTGGCTGACGAACCCGATGTGTGCGCTGGGGCTGCCCCACTGATAGCTCGCTGTGCGCCACGTGGCAACGG
This genomic window contains:
- a CDS encoding glucoamylase-like protein, with amino-acid sequence MSHSFPCLPYSTESAMRLGSYARLPDDTAGEGSSSSMGSSGRWADALLKNKSHGVASASSAVRELESQFAHRPLSPDGSWAANTVASPACAPPRQRRSEATRASQNHHDNSHHCNSLAIGVAPPRAFAVAVHPPLPRGAQRAISGAAPAHTSGSSATASVTSHTSTKSTAPASAILTSYQPLNQGSVPLPRSFVTAAPAGPSHASALFAVQQNGCHPPKPAVNTVERRSTRDSAPAPKHVQPFQALPHTQRGEGTHNGSGGSSSGGVLTSAATPYPFPATYASSPFFQRVDDTAPPPQSLSDVPHAAASMVRVTAQDDENPMLQLQDITPITNTGDSRQESQLLSHSRAAPQMGGDSGLFTYDHETANRDGGAGATPAVSFVTAGVAAGGPLPFPGVGNAVITGDAPPWSTLPHAQPPLCSATQVLSRQQPMFSPCERIINQSVSAEPFSKSASPSDTARLPGTPGGLSTSQSVTMCSTGKRRRRGGVSATAAHNTAMSSTGPLTSPESVSRHFSAIYASSPPSSSAYASGRDQCSSTLLTPGSNGPSFQTAFTASSSPSAYACAPQQYHLPCQQYPIDGFGDHGGPFPPSHLTATPLSTWAPGPGAACATTMAMTVGQVQGSASATAISAQDTAGGTPALSAIARSASGVSLEKRLLHASRAELTQVLLELARCNWEASRFIHSKAFFFAFRHKHGGEAVESCEGCAAAASATTARGAAAGKNGEHHAYQDGLGSGALSKGVDMPNGDRPREQSDVLKQPAAEAATLSSAAAVNDHIIARCIFPMEAADDEDGDGDDSSAMVGHPDPTVTEGGTADATMPQRHPCSEDRAFSTELHPCLRWYGACRNTTSCIYANVPRNVCLNWIRGSCMTNTECNGVHRLPSPCPPEIRRIYELNHGLACRGTPAIAYAIGASFGHALPIPPPFPPCISPAPAPFSSGSVAAAAPENSNADALAAELAENCAGANAAFVMCGGMTEELGESEGVVHTPKNQSIQKDTFLGGDSTPHRRQQGCDVEQSISSMTTLEKCGATHATATGDASLWDSYGAATKANAGGPVDHEMMQYTDSILGAGAADPPCFFYGGVPLGSRKGGMVSSAGSSRCSTAEGCESRLDSVSRYLGPQLDRAATTVPHCDDGWPDSAVIGSAPQQQQAEAKSINSICRCIFEAKGPFHVVPARHAGDMTGTLADAEDECDFSVPTAGTRTRVQSPLYR